The Parus major isolate Abel chromosome 5, Parus_major1.1, whole genome shotgun sequence genome contains a region encoding:
- the GLRX5 gene encoding glutaredoxin-related protein 5, mitochondrial codes for MRAAVRTGWRIGAAAALRGRTGRPLSQAAEEGGGAEGGGGGSGSREAVERLVREHPVVVFMKGSPAQPLCGFSNAVVQILRLHGVEDYRAHDVLQDPDLRQGIKNYSNWPTIPQVYLNGEFVGGCDILLQMHQNGDLVEELKKLGIRSALLDAEKDQEKK; via the exons ATGAGAGCGGCGGTGCGGACGGGGTGGCGGATCGGGGCCGCCGCCGCTTTGCGGGGCCGGACCGGGCGCCCGCTCAGCCAGGCGGCCGAGGAGGGCGGCGGGGCtgagggcggcggcggcggctcggGGTCGCGGGAGGCGGTGGAGCGGCTGGTGCGGGAGCACCCGGTGGTGGTGTTCATGAAGGGCAGCCCGGCGCAGCCGCTCTGCGGCTTCAGCAACGCCGTGGTGCAGATCCTGCGGCTGCACGGCGTGGAGGATTACCGCGCCCACGACGTGCTGCAGGACCCCGACCTCCGCCAAG GAATAAAAAACTACTCCAACTGGCCTACCATCCCACAGGTGTACCTCAATGGTGAATTTGTTGGTGGCTGTGATATACTCCTCCAGATGCATCAGAATGGAGATCTTGTAGAAGAGCTGAAGAAACTAGGAATCCGTTCAGCACTTCTGGATGCAGAAAAAGAccaagagaaaaagtaa